A genomic segment from Microbacterium sp. SORGH_AS_0428 encodes:
- a CDS encoding metal-dependent transcriptional regulator, translated as MSDPHPSRLVEDYLTLIWKAQEWPSAEPSTTDLARQLGVTASTVSANLKKLSRQGLIEYQPYGRIRLTPAGSELAVPIVRRHRLIETYLVKRLGLGWDEVHEEADRLEHAVSELVLDRMDIALGHPEHDPHGDPIPKADGTVPAIDDQALPDVPSGIRVQVSRVRDRSPEVLRHLEDVGIRVNRTLTVRHVNRDAGVVRVEIDATPVDLSLTAADAVRVARS; from the coding sequence ATGTCCGACCCGCACCCCTCGCGTCTCGTCGAGGACTACCTCACCCTGATCTGGAAAGCGCAGGAGTGGCCATCCGCCGAGCCCTCCACGACCGACTTGGCGCGTCAACTCGGCGTGACCGCATCCACGGTGTCGGCCAATCTCAAGAAGCTCAGCAGACAGGGTCTGATCGAGTACCAGCCGTATGGCCGGATACGTCTGACGCCGGCCGGATCGGAGCTCGCCGTGCCGATCGTGCGGCGTCACCGCCTGATCGAGACCTATCTCGTGAAGCGGTTGGGGCTCGGGTGGGATGAGGTCCATGAGGAGGCGGACCGCCTGGAGCACGCGGTGTCCGAACTCGTCCTCGACCGCATGGATATCGCGCTGGGTCACCCGGAACACGATCCGCACGGGGACCCGATCCCGAAGGCCGACGGAACCGTTCCGGCGATCGATGACCAAGCGCTCCCCGATGTGCCGTCGGGCATCCGCGTACAGGTGAGCCGCGTGCGCGACCGCTCCCCCGAGGTGCTTCGCCATCTCGAGGACGTCGGCATCCGCGTGAACCGCACCCTGACGGTGCGGCACGTGAATCGCGATGCCGGCGTGGTTCGCGTCGAGATCGATGCGACGCCCGTCGACCTCAGCCTCACCGCTGCCGACGCCGTGCGCGTAGCTCGCTCCTAG
- a CDS encoding sodium:proton exchanger, whose product MTRTAWLKIVLCLAIALPAVVFRATGFMPNPVVDMFVFGAAVVAASFLLAWGAEAAQKDISGALAIALLALIAVLPEYAVDLYYAFRSGSEPAYEQFAAANMTGSNRLLLGFGWALVVIVALWVARRARRGAGGAADRARSLVLDPSMRLDIGFLAVLAIIAFAIPVMGSIPVWYGAVLIAAFGFYLWRASQVHDDEEEELVGMAGRIAALPRTGRRWTVAVLFVVAAAIILMSAEPFAESLVGAGSSLGVDSFFLVQWLAPLASEAPEFIIAVMFALRGKGAFAIGTLIASKVNQWSLLVGSLPVAHVLGGGSTGGLPLDARQIEEFTLTATQTVLGVAIIIGLRFHRSAAIALAALFAVQFFVTDTTGRYVLSAVHLLAAVPFLWVHRRDIAPTLAAPFRREKRPLPSAEERVLENDLRG is encoded by the coding sequence GTGACCCGCACCGCGTGGCTGAAGATCGTCCTCTGCCTGGCGATCGCCCTGCCTGCCGTCGTCTTTCGTGCCACTGGCTTCATGCCCAACCCGGTGGTCGACATGTTCGTCTTCGGGGCTGCGGTGGTTGCGGCGTCGTTCCTCCTGGCGTGGGGAGCCGAAGCCGCGCAGAAAGACATCTCGGGTGCGCTGGCGATCGCGCTCCTGGCCCTGATCGCCGTGCTTCCGGAGTACGCCGTCGATCTCTACTACGCCTTCCGCTCCGGTTCCGAGCCCGCCTACGAACAGTTCGCGGCAGCGAACATGACGGGCTCGAACCGCTTGCTCCTCGGCTTCGGCTGGGCCCTCGTGGTCATCGTCGCGCTCTGGGTCGCGCGCCGGGCTCGGCGCGGTGCGGGAGGCGCGGCCGACAGGGCACGCTCACTCGTCCTCGACCCGTCGATGCGCCTCGACATCGGGTTCCTCGCGGTTCTAGCGATCATCGCCTTCGCCATTCCCGTCATGGGCTCCATCCCCGTCTGGTACGGCGCCGTCCTCATCGCCGCTTTCGGCTTCTACCTCTGGCGCGCGAGCCAAGTGCACGACGACGAGGAGGAGGAACTCGTGGGCATGGCCGGCAGGATCGCGGCGCTGCCGCGTACCGGCCGCCGGTGGACGGTCGCCGTGCTCTTCGTCGTCGCCGCCGCGATCATCCTGATGTCGGCGGAACCGTTCGCCGAGTCGCTCGTGGGCGCGGGATCCTCACTGGGCGTCGACAGCTTCTTCCTCGTCCAGTGGCTCGCCCCGCTCGCCTCCGAGGCGCCCGAGTTCATCATCGCGGTCATGTTCGCACTGCGCGGCAAGGGCGCCTTCGCGATCGGAACGCTGATCGCCTCCAAGGTCAATCAGTGGAGTCTGCTCGTCGGCTCGCTGCCCGTCGCCCATGTGCTGGGCGGCGGCAGCACCGGCGGGTTGCCGCTGGACGCTCGGCAGATCGAGGAGTTCACCCTGACCGCGACGCAGACCGTGCTCGGCGTCGCGATCATCATCGGCCTGCGCTTCCACCGATCCGCAGCCATCGCGCTGGCCGCGCTGTTCGCCGTGCAGTTCTTCGTGACGGACACGACAGGACGATACGTGCTCAGCGCCGTGCATCTGCTCGCCGCGGTCCCCTTCCTCTGGGTGCACCGCCGCGATATCGCCCCGACCCTCGCGGCGCCGTTCCGACGCGAGAAACGCCCCCTCCCGAGCGCCGAAGAACGAGTCCTCGAGAACGACCTGCGAGGATGA
- the arr gene encoding NAD(+)--rifampin ADP-ribosyltransferase: protein MSDALDDGPFFHGTRAHLSPGDLLVAGHRSNYRPEVVMNHIYFTALADGAGLAAEIAARGDDEIPHVYEVQPTGPFENDPNVTDKKFPGNPTRSYRSAAPLRIVREVIDWTRLTPEALQSWRERIDALNENPDAQIIN, encoded by the coding sequence GTGAGCGATGCACTCGACGACGGACCCTTCTTCCACGGCACCAGGGCGCACCTGTCGCCCGGCGACCTGCTGGTGGCGGGACACCGCTCGAACTATCGTCCCGAGGTCGTGATGAACCACATCTACTTCACGGCCCTGGCGGACGGCGCGGGGCTTGCGGCAGAGATCGCGGCGCGAGGCGACGATGAGATCCCTCACGTCTACGAGGTGCAGCCGACGGGTCCGTTCGAGAACGATCCGAACGTGACGGACAAGAAGTTCCCCGGCAATCCCACGCGCTCTTACCGCAGCGCTGCGCCGCTGCGGATCGTTCGGGAGGTGATCGACTGGACCCGCCTGACGCCCGAAGCGCTGCAGTCCTGGCGGGAACGCATCGATGCGCTGAATGAGAACCCGGACGCGCAGATCATCAACTGA
- a CDS encoding HEAT repeat domain-containing protein, with the protein MTDWQTRLRQLPVEEWAMLLDANSDLPGPRANTALAAAFAVVADESALLVLGTRDDEFTAMCVATAYGARADEAEYAAAALHAASDGRWRVREGVAIGLQLLGDRDFARLTEIVTAWAESDDPLVQRAAVAAICEPRLLHSPASAAVAVGVCRRATESLAQRPLAERRDAEVRTLRQALGYGWSVAVAADPASGLAAFLALDATDADVAWIIAENRKKRRLSVLL; encoded by the coding sequence ATGACCGATTGGCAGACGCGGTTGCGCCAGCTGCCCGTCGAGGAGTGGGCGATGCTGCTCGACGCGAACTCCGACCTGCCCGGCCCCCGCGCGAACACCGCGCTGGCCGCGGCATTCGCCGTGGTCGCTGACGAGTCCGCTCTCCTCGTGCTCGGCACCCGCGACGACGAGTTCACCGCGATGTGCGTCGCAACGGCCTACGGCGCTCGCGCCGACGAGGCGGAGTACGCCGCCGCCGCTCTGCACGCCGCATCCGATGGGCGATGGCGCGTACGCGAAGGCGTGGCGATCGGGCTGCAGCTCTTGGGCGATCGCGACTTCGCGCGGCTCACCGAGATCGTGACCGCGTGGGCCGAGTCGGACGACCCGCTCGTGCAGCGCGCCGCGGTGGCGGCGATCTGCGAGCCGCGTCTGCTGCACTCCCCCGCATCCGCCGCCGTCGCCGTCGGGGTCTGTCGCCGCGCGACCGAGTCGCTGGCACAGCGGCCCCTCGCCGAGCGCCGAGACGCGGAGGTGCGGACGTTGCGGCAGGCTCTCGGGTACGGCTGGAGCGTGGCGGTCGCCGCCGATCCCGCATCGGGCCTGGCCGCCTTCCTGGCGCTCGACGCGACTGATGCCGACGTGGCGTGGATTATCGCGGAGAACCGCAAGAAGAGGCGTTTGTCCGTCCTGCTGTGA
- a CDS encoding alpha/beta hydrolase has protein sequence MIAHTSGSGRPIVIIHGFGVDHRIMLPLEEAIGDLPWQRNYLDLPWAEGAPPSDAASALDVASSVIDDVCSALGKAPFAIIGNSFGAMIARYVAHEMREQLLGLATLAGVFEPRHDARIVPPRQVLRVDEAVLDAAGDARGDFAQVSVVQDTASFAAFTEYVLPGLRGSDPAVIDRIAASYTLPAVPELAHPEPFTLPALHLFGRQDDVVGYEDGWRFRDHYPRGTYAVLDLAGHNVHLEQPQITTALIRDWLRRMDADAASADYPGP, from the coding sequence GTGATCGCACACACCTCCGGATCCGGCCGCCCGATCGTCATCATCCACGGCTTCGGCGTCGATCACCGCATCATGCTTCCCCTGGAGGAAGCGATCGGCGACCTGCCCTGGCAACGCAACTACCTCGATCTGCCATGGGCGGAGGGCGCACCGCCGTCTGATGCTGCGAGCGCTCTCGACGTCGCCTCATCGGTCATCGACGATGTATGCTCGGCGCTCGGTAAGGCGCCGTTCGCGATCATCGGCAACTCTTTCGGCGCGATGATCGCCCGCTACGTCGCGCACGAGATGCGCGAACAGCTGCTGGGGCTGGCCACGCTCGCCGGTGTCTTCGAGCCCCGCCATGATGCGCGCATCGTGCCGCCGCGTCAGGTGCTGCGTGTCGACGAGGCAGTACTCGACGCTGCGGGTGATGCTCGCGGCGACTTCGCGCAAGTGAGCGTCGTGCAGGATACGGCGTCGTTCGCCGCGTTCACCGAGTACGTCCTTCCTGGCCTGCGCGGCTCCGACCCGGCCGTCATCGACCGCATCGCGGCCAGCTACACGCTGCCCGCGGTTCCCGAGCTGGCGCACCCCGAGCCGTTCACCCTGCCAGCACTGCACCTTTTCGGACGGCAGGACGATGTGGTGGGTTACGAGGACGGATGGCGCTTTCGCGACCACTATCCGCGCGGCACCTACGCGGTCCTGGACCTCGCGGGGCACAACGTGCACCTGGAGCAGCCGCAGATCACGACCGCGCTGATCCGCGACTGGCTGCGACGCATGGATGCCGACGCCGCATCCGCGGATTATCCCGGCCCCTGA
- a CDS encoding VOC family protein, whose translation MALRLGFIGIVTQDMAASLAFYRSLGVDIPEGQDNAPHVDARLEDGVALAWDTVDTIRSFDPAYEPASGGHRIALAFDQGAPDRVDAVFAGLVDAGYAGHVPPWDAPWGQRYATLLDPDGNSIDLYAALDAN comes from the coding sequence ATGGCACTGAGACTCGGATTCATCGGCATCGTCACGCAGGACATGGCCGCTTCGCTCGCGTTCTACCGCTCGCTGGGCGTCGACATCCCGGAAGGACAGGACAATGCTCCGCATGTCGATGCGCGACTGGAAGACGGGGTCGCCCTCGCGTGGGACACAGTCGACACCATCCGCAGCTTCGACCCTGCGTACGAGCCCGCATCCGGAGGTCACCGGATCGCACTCGCGTTCGACCAGGGCGCGCCGGATCGGGTGGATGCGGTATTCGCCGGACTCGTGGACGCGGGCTACGCCGGACACGTCCCACCGTGGGATGCGCCGTGGGGTCAGCGGTACGCGACCCTCCTCGACCCCGACGGCAACTCGATCGATCTCTACGCGGCGCTCGACGCGAACTGA
- a CDS encoding helix-turn-helix domain-containing protein, whose amino-acid sequence MYTERALPDGSALWRSTGGSGGAVPADGCVDLILLADHVYVAGPSTRWIAAVADPANGSFGLRLSPGRAHGLLAAALPHLTDRLVPLTETVAADEARRLRERMVRFGDGPHPIAGLIELASRAGIENAWSRAVQLGARRAVSATRVAAEMNETERTFRRRMRERFGYGYATLVRIERARRARQLLQGDRTLADVAAAAGYADQSHLTREFRRLVGASPAQFASSAA is encoded by the coding sequence GTGTACACCGAACGCGCACTGCCCGATGGATCGGCGCTCTGGCGCTCGACCGGCGGCTCGGGCGGCGCAGTACCCGCCGACGGATGCGTCGATCTCATCCTGCTCGCCGATCACGTCTATGTCGCCGGGCCATCGACGCGGTGGATCGCCGCCGTCGCCGACCCCGCGAACGGCTCGTTCGGGCTGCGTCTGTCGCCGGGCCGCGCGCACGGTCTCCTCGCCGCCGCTCTCCCCCACCTGACGGATCGGCTCGTTCCCCTCACCGAGACCGTGGCAGCAGACGAGGCGCGTCGCCTGCGCGAGCGGATGGTCCGCTTCGGCGACGGGCCGCATCCCATCGCGGGTCTGATCGAGCTCGCCTCCCGCGCCGGCATCGAGAACGCGTGGTCACGAGCGGTCCAGCTCGGCGCCCGGCGCGCGGTCTCCGCGACCCGTGTCGCCGCGGAGATGAACGAGACCGAGCGCACCTTCCGGCGCCGGATGCGTGAGCGCTTCGGCTACGGGTACGCGACCCTGGTGCGCATCGAGCGAGCGCGTCGCGCGCGGCAGCTCCTGCAGGGCGACCGCACGCTTGCCGACGTGGCCGCGGCGGCGGGTTACGCGGACCAGTCGCACCTCACGCGGGAGTTCCGGCGACTGGTGGGCGCGAGCCCCGCTCAGTTCGCGTCGAGCGCCGCGTAG
- a CDS encoding SRPBCC family protein: MVSSFTVITRAPVPVERLFDQSLSIDAHLESMARSGERAVGGVTSGLIGLGESVTWSARHFGWRFRMTSEITALDRPRRFVDEQVRGPFRLFRHEHRFETRDGQTVMTDVLTIASPLFGRLAERLVLVPYLRRLIRQRNDVLVRAAGV; encoded by the coding sequence ATGGTCTCGAGTTTCACGGTCATCACCCGCGCTCCGGTGCCCGTCGAGCGACTGTTCGATCAGTCGCTGAGCATCGACGCGCACCTCGAGTCGATGGCACGTTCCGGTGAGCGCGCCGTCGGTGGAGTCACGAGCGGCCTCATCGGCCTGGGAGAGAGCGTCACATGGAGCGCGCGGCACTTCGGTTGGCGCTTCCGGATGACGTCCGAGATCACCGCGCTCGATCGTCCTCGCCGCTTCGTCGACGAGCAGGTGCGGGGGCCGTTTCGCCTCTTCCGTCACGAGCATCGATTCGAGACGCGCGATGGGCAGACGGTCATGACCGACGTCCTCACGATCGCGTCTCCCCTCTTCGGTCGGCTGGCCGAACGACTCGTGCTGGTCCCGTATCTGCGGCGGCTCATCCGGCAGCGCAACGACGTTCTGGTGCGGGCAGCGGGAGTCTGA
- a CDS encoding DUF1731 domain-containing protein: MADKREAVVAGASGFVGSEIVEALRADGYRIRRIGRAEHVGWGDPRAIVDAVDGADLLINLAGKSVNCRYNDVNRNEILRSRVETTRALRHAVAAAPNPPPLWVNASTATIYRHEEQRANDEASGVLGEGFSVDVAREWEREFFAGELPRTRRVALRMAIVFGDGPAPDMLRRLARWGLGGPQIDSPWFPHRRYRGIGPRPSGSPRSGWHRTRGRQKFSWVHIDDVIGAVEFLVEHEEIAGAVNLASPEPTDNRTLMRALRQKTGMPIGLPAWRWMLEPAMWVLRTEPELVLKSRWVVPGVLEAAGYTFQRPHLEDAI; the protein is encoded by the coding sequence ATGGCGGACAAGCGGGAGGCGGTCGTCGCGGGAGCGAGCGGGTTCGTGGGGAGCGAGATCGTCGAGGCGTTGCGAGCCGACGGATACCGGATACGACGCATCGGTCGCGCCGAGCACGTGGGCTGGGGCGATCCGCGTGCGATCGTCGACGCGGTCGACGGCGCCGACCTTCTCATCAATCTCGCCGGCAAGTCGGTGAACTGCCGGTACAACGACGTCAACCGGAATGAGATCCTGCGTTCACGCGTCGAGACCACGCGGGCTCTCCGCCACGCCGTGGCTGCGGCCCCCAACCCGCCCCCGCTGTGGGTGAACGCATCGACGGCGACGATCTACCGGCACGAGGAGCAGCGCGCCAACGACGAAGCCTCGGGCGTTCTCGGCGAGGGGTTCTCCGTGGATGTCGCGCGGGAGTGGGAACGCGAGTTCTTCGCCGGCGAGCTGCCGCGCACGCGCCGCGTGGCGCTGCGAATGGCCATCGTGTTCGGCGATGGCCCTGCGCCCGACATGCTGCGCCGGCTCGCCCGTTGGGGACTGGGTGGACCGCAGATCGATTCGCCGTGGTTCCCCCATCGCCGCTACCGCGGCATCGGGCCGCGTCCGAGCGGATCCCCCCGCTCCGGCTGGCACCGGACACGTGGGCGGCAGAAGTTCAGCTGGGTGCACATCGACGACGTGATCGGGGCCGTCGAGTTCCTCGTCGAGCACGAGGAGATCGCGGGCGCCGTGAACCTCGCGAGCCCGGAGCCGACCGACAACCGCACCCTCATGCGCGCGCTGCGCCAGAAGACCGGCATGCCGATCGGACTGCCCGCGTGGCGATGGATGCTGGAGCCCGCGATGTGGGTGCTGCGCACCGAACCGGAACTCGTGCTCAAGAGCCGATGGGTCGTTCCGGGCGTGCTCGAGGCCGCCGGGTACACCTTTCAACGGCCGCATCTCGAGGATGCGATCTGA
- a CDS encoding ester cyclase — protein MEPWELREWHAEYLDACNRHDLDAVRGLVAPDVRRAHLPGGRDAWIDDLADLFHAFPDWQWRRIQLVIEDDRIAAHLRGSGTHAGVYRGVAATRRHVNVAEFAMYRVVGGRIVEFTGTGDAELRQQIGV, from the coding sequence ATGGAGCCGTGGGAACTGCGCGAGTGGCATGCCGAGTACCTCGACGCCTGCAACCGTCACGACCTGGATGCCGTGCGCGGCCTCGTCGCTCCGGACGTTCGTCGTGCGCATCTGCCCGGCGGGCGGGATGCGTGGATCGACGATCTCGCGGATCTGTTCCACGCCTTCCCGGATTGGCAGTGGCGACGCATCCAACTCGTGATCGAGGACGACCGGATCGCGGCGCACCTGCGCGGCAGCGGAACTCACGCCGGCGTCTACCGCGGGGTCGCGGCCACACGGCGACACGTCAACGTCGCGGAGTTCGCGATGTACCGGGTGGTCGGCGGCCGCATCGTCGAGTTCACGGGAACCGGAGACGCTGAGCTGCGGCAGCAGATCGGCGTGTGA
- a CDS encoding Lsr2 family protein — protein MARRIVHQLVDDLDDSVLEVGEGETVLFSLDGIAYEIDLSDANAAALRDAMAPYVSAARRISSGRSSASIKPRARSASSSRDLTAIREWAKANGHQVSERGRVAASVIDAYDAAH, from the coding sequence ATGGCGCGCAGAATCGTCCACCAGCTCGTAGACGACCTCGACGACTCCGTTCTGGAGGTGGGCGAGGGCGAGACCGTGCTCTTCTCCCTCGACGGCATCGCCTACGAGATCGACCTCTCGGATGCGAACGCGGCAGCGCTGCGCGATGCGATGGCTCCGTATGTGTCGGCGGCCCGCCGCATCTCCTCGGGGCGCTCGAGCGCGAGCATCAAGCCGCGTGCTCGATCGGCATCTTCGTCGCGCGACCTCACCGCGATCCGGGAGTGGGCGAAGGCCAACGGTCACCAGGTGTCGGAGCGCGGGCGCGTCGCCGCATCCGTCATCGACGCATACGACGCCGCGCACTGA
- a CDS encoding LuxR C-terminal-related transcriptional regulator yields MSPGTTSDLQLMTRAVHDLVARTRFPVAFGGLVREHSVHVSSIVGARGRTIEGLVVREQRGLGGRALTEKRPRLALDYRSARGITHDYDGPILGEGIATLFAVPVVAAGRTRGVLYCGSWGQTAVDELTAAPALKIADALASELRIRDEVARRVERAQDAAPESAWDAAAREQVRESFAELRAISATVSDAALRERLAAVERRLAEVAAGDQPAPSAPVQLSPRELDVLACAALGSTNAQIAQELALKETTVKSYLAAAMSKLEATTRHAAVAKARRARLLP; encoded by the coding sequence ATGTCCCCCGGAACCACCAGCGATCTGCAGTTGATGACGCGTGCCGTCCACGATCTGGTCGCTCGCACGCGCTTCCCCGTCGCCTTCGGCGGGCTGGTTCGCGAGCACTCCGTGCACGTGAGCTCCATCGTCGGAGCGCGCGGGCGGACCATCGAAGGCCTTGTCGTGCGCGAACAGCGGGGGCTCGGAGGAAGGGCGCTCACGGAGAAGCGCCCGCGCCTCGCCCTGGACTACCGGAGCGCACGCGGGATCACCCACGACTACGACGGTCCGATCCTCGGCGAAGGCATCGCGACGCTCTTCGCGGTCCCCGTCGTCGCAGCCGGCCGGACCCGCGGCGTGCTGTACTGCGGTTCCTGGGGTCAGACGGCCGTGGATGAGCTGACGGCGGCGCCGGCGTTGAAGATCGCCGACGCCCTCGCATCGGAGCTCCGCATCCGGGACGAGGTCGCCCGTCGCGTGGAGCGCGCCCAGGATGCGGCCCCGGAGAGCGCGTGGGATGCGGCGGCGCGCGAGCAGGTGCGGGAGAGTTTCGCGGAACTGCGTGCGATCTCCGCGACGGTCAGCGACGCCGCGCTGCGCGAGCGTCTGGCCGCCGTCGAACGCCGCCTCGCCGAGGTCGCCGCCGGCGACCAACCTGCACCGTCGGCGCCGGTGCAGCTCTCCCCGCGGGAACTGGACGTTCTCGCGTGCGCCGCGCTCGGGTCGACCAATGCGCAGATCGCTCAGGAGCTGGCGTTGAAGGAGACGACCGTCAAGTCGTACCTCGCGGCGGCGATGTCGAAGCTGGAAGCCACGACGCGGCACGCGGCCGTGGCGAAGGCGCGCCGGGCCCGGCTGCTGCCCTGA
- a CDS encoding DUF485 domain-containing protein, producing the protein MTESHDRAADGAGIDYIEVEESPPFQRLKRAQRAFVFPLAIAFLLWYFVYVLLSSFAADFMATRVSGDITVGLLLGLGQFVSTFVITMAYVAYANRRLDPQSRAIREDLERREAGAR; encoded by the coding sequence ATGACTGAATCGCACGACCGCGCCGCAGACGGCGCGGGAATCGACTACATCGAGGTGGAGGAATCACCCCCGTTCCAACGCCTGAAACGAGCGCAGCGCGCGTTCGTCTTCCCCCTCGCGATCGCGTTCCTGCTCTGGTATTTCGTCTACGTGCTGCTCTCATCGTTCGCGGCCGACTTCATGGCCACGCGCGTCTCGGGTGACATCACCGTGGGGCTGCTGCTCGGGCTCGGCCAGTTCGTCTCGACGTTCGTGATCACGATGGCCTACGTCGCCTACGCCAACCGGCGCCTCGACCCGCAGTCGCGCGCGATCCGGGAGGACCTGGAGCGGCGAGAGGCGGGTGCGCGATGA
- a CDS encoding sodium:solute symporter family transporter — protein MNEVFGAIHAAVQTVENDPVLNISIFAAFVAVTLFIVIRASRNNKTAADYYAAGRSFTGPQNGFAIAGDYLSAASFLGICGAIAINGYDGFLYSIGFLVAWLVALLLVAELMRNTGRFTMADVLSFRLKERPVRMAAAITTLAVCFFYLLAQMAGAGGLVSLLLGIGDQIGQSIVVAVVGVLMIVYVLIGGMKGTTWVQIVKAFLLIGGALVMTVWVLAINGFNLNTLLESAVAASPKGDAVLAPGLQYGKNPWDFISLALALVLGTAGLPHVLMRFYTVPTAKEARRSVVWAIWLIGLFYLLTLVLGYGAGAMVGPETIAAAPGGVNSAAPLLALYLGGPVLLGFISAVAFATILAVVAGLTITAAASFAHDIYASVVKKGNVPPDGEVKVARRTVIVIGVLAIIGGIGVQGQNVAFLVALAFAVAASANLPTILFSLFWRKFTTRGAVWSMYGGLGAAIVLIVLSPVFWGTPTSVFKDVGVAIWPLNNPGIISIPLGFFLGWLGSVTSRRAEDRKKAAEMEVRSLTGFGAEKAVDH, from the coding sequence ATGAACGAGGTCTTCGGAGCCATCCACGCAGCTGTCCAGACGGTCGAGAACGATCCCGTCCTGAACATCTCGATCTTCGCCGCGTTCGTCGCGGTGACGCTGTTCATCGTCATCCGCGCGTCGCGCAACAACAAGACCGCCGCCGACTACTACGCGGCCGGTCGCTCGTTCACCGGGCCGCAGAACGGCTTCGCGATCGCCGGCGACTACCTCTCGGCGGCATCCTTCCTCGGCATCTGCGGAGCCATCGCGATCAACGGCTACGACGGGTTCCTCTACTCGATCGGGTTCCTGGTGGCGTGGCTGGTCGCGCTGCTGCTCGTGGCAGAGCTGATGCGCAACACCGGGCGCTTCACGATGGCCGATGTCCTGTCGTTCCGTCTCAAGGAGCGACCGGTGCGGATGGCGGCGGCCATCACGACGCTCGCGGTGTGCTTCTTCTACCTGCTCGCGCAGATGGCCGGCGCCGGCGGGCTGGTCTCGCTGCTGCTGGGCATCGGCGACCAGATCGGGCAGTCCATCGTCGTCGCGGTGGTCGGGGTACTGATGATCGTCTACGTGCTGATCGGCGGGATGAAGGGCACGACCTGGGTGCAGATCGTGAAGGCGTTCCTGCTCATCGGCGGCGCGCTGGTCATGACCGTGTGGGTGCTGGCGATCAACGGGTTCAACCTGAACACGTTGCTCGAGAGCGCCGTCGCCGCCTCGCCGAAGGGTGATGCCGTGCTCGCCCCCGGCCTCCAATACGGCAAGAACCCGTGGGACTTCATCTCGCTCGCGCTGGCGCTCGTGCTCGGCACCGCGGGTCTGCCGCACGTGCTGATGCGCTTCTACACGGTGCCCACTGCGAAGGAGGCGCGGCGTTCGGTCGTCTGGGCGATCTGGTTGATCGGTCTCTTCTATCTGCTCACCCTCGTGCTCGGCTACGGTGCGGGTGCGATGGTCGGTCCCGAGACGATCGCGGCCGCGCCCGGCGGCGTCAACTCCGCCGCCCCGCTTCTCGCCCTCTACCTGGGCGGTCCCGTGCTGCTCGGCTTCATCTCCGCGGTGGCGTTCGCGACGATCCTCGCGGTCGTCGCCGGCCTCACGATCACGGCGGCGGCCTCGTTCGCGCACGACATCTATGCGAGCGTCGTGAAGAAGGGCAACGTGCCCCCGGACGGCGAAGTCAAGGTCGCGCGACGTACCGTCATCGTGATCGGCGTGCTGGCCATCATCGGCGGCATCGGCGTGCAGGGACAGAACGTGGCGTTCCTGGTCGCGCTGGCCTTCGCCGTCGCCGCATCGGCGAACCTGCCCACCATCCTGTTCTCGCTGTTCTGGCGCAAGTTCACCACGCGCGGAGCGGTGTGGAGCATGTACGGCGGACTCGGAGCGGCGATCGTGCTGATCGTGCTGTCGCCGGTGTTCTGGGGCACGCCCACGAGCGTGTTCAAGGACGTCGGTGTCGCGATCTGGCCGCTCAACAACCCGGGCATCATCTCGATCCCCTTGGGCTTCTTCCTCGGATGGTTGGGGTCGGTGACCTCGCGCCGTGCCGAGGACCGGAAGAAGGCCGCAGAGATGGAGGTGCGCTCGCTCACCGGGTTCGGCGCT